The genomic interval CTTCCGGTATAATTCATATAGCGACCGGGTTTTTAATTACGGAGGAGGAACATTTGTACGTATCTGGCCCGTTCGATTTTTATATCTTACCGCTGTACCTGAGTACAATTGGATAAAGATCACCCGAAAATACCCGAGTGGAACACCATCGATTTCTGAAAAGTTCAATGCCAGCAGTCTGCTATTGGGAGCGGGATATGGCAATCGAATCATTGGGCAGACCTATTCTTACTTTGCTATCATGTTTGATGCTTCCCGTAATATAAATTCACCATACCGCGATGAATTGAATCGGGCACTTCCGGTATTGCGTGCGGGATTCGCCATCTATCTCAAACCAAAAAGGGAGCGGGAAAATTAAGAAGGGTATTTTACTTACCTTCATTGCGTTGCATTTGGCATTTTCCGGGCAACGGGTAATTCCTGTTTTGGATTATTGATAATCCGGAATATCATAGGACAAACCATATTTACTGTTTAATTCTATTCCATGAGCTCTGGACTACTCTTTACCTTCGTCATTGGCTATTTTCTGATCTTACTCGGCGTAGCCTGGTACACGTCCCGCAAATCCGATAATGATTCTTTTTTTATTGGCAACCGTAGTTCAAACTGGATGCTGGTCGCCTTTGGTATGATCGGTACTTCTTTGTCCGGGGTCACTTTTGTAAGTGTACCCGGTGGGGTGGGTACAGGTAACTTTTTTTATTTCCAGGTGGTGTTAGGCTATTTGCTGGGATATCTCGTGATCGCATTTGTATTGTTGCCCCTGTATTATAAAATGAACCTGACCAGTATCTACACCTATCTGGAACAGCGTTTTGGTATTCAGGCACACAAGGCCGGGGCTTTTTTCTTTATCCTTTCCAGAACGATCGGCGCTACCGCCCGGCTCTACCTGGTTATAATCGTACTGCAACTTTTTATTTTAGATAAACTCGGGTTCCCCTTTGTGGCTACGGCTCTCGTCATCCTGGTGATGATCCTCCTATATACTTTTGAAGGGGGTGTAAAGACCATCATTTATACCGACACTTTGCAAACAACCGGTATGCTGGTGGGTTTGGTGGCCTGTATTCTCGTCATCACCCGGTCCATGGATACCGACCTCGGAGGAATGCTCCAGATGATCAATGATAAAGGATATTCGCGCATTTTTAACTGGGACGTGAATTCAGGCTCCTTTGCGGTAAAACATATTTTGGGAGGTATGTTCATTGCCATTGCCATGACGGGTCTTGATCAGGAAATGATGCAAAAGAATATCAGTGTAAAGAACCTGGGTGATTCACAAAAGAACATGATGACCTTTACCGCGATCATGATGGTGGTAAATTTCATGTTCCTGGTATTGGGTGGGATATTGTATGTCTATGCCGGTAGCAAAGGAATTCAAACCGCACCGGATGATTTGTTTCCCACGATCGCGTTGAGTCCTGAATTCAGTGGCTCGATCGGTATCATCTTTATCATAGCATTGATATCGGCGTTGTTTCCCAGTGTGGATGGGGCCATCACCTCACTCACCTCCTGTTTCTGCATCGATATTCTGGGGTTGAAAAAAAGCACGGCTACAGAGAAGGCTAAGAAAAGCACCCGCCTGAAAGTGCATATCTCCTTTGCCATCCTTTTCTTTTTGCTGGTCCTTATTTTCAAAGCCATCAATGATAAACTCATCATCGATTTCATCCTCAAATTCGCGGGTATCACCTATGGACCGCTCTTGGGTCTGTTTGCCTTTGGCATTTTAACCAAACGCGTACTCAATCCCAAGCTCATTGTTTGGGTATGCATCATTGCCCCCTTACTGGCCATGGGTATCGACATGCTCAGCAGCCCTGAATGGTATGAAAAGAAACTCCATGTTTCCCTGGGTCTCCAGTCCCTCTCAGATTCGGTGTTCGGAGGGTATAAGATCGGATATGAGTTAATCATTATCAATGGGTTATTTACATTTTTGGGATTGAGGATGATCTCAAAAAAGACACCGTTATCAAACTAAATGTTTGA from Chitinophagales bacterium carries:
- a CDS encoding sodium:solute symporter, producing MSSGLLFTFVIGYFLILLGVAWYTSRKSDNDSFFIGNRSSNWMLVAFGMIGTSLSGVTFVSVPGGVGTGNFFYFQVVLGYLLGYLVIAFVLLPLYYKMNLTSIYTYLEQRFGIQAHKAGAFFFILSRTIGATARLYLVIIVLQLFILDKLGFPFVATALVILVMILLYTFEGGVKTIIYTDTLQTTGMLVGLVACILVITRSMDTDLGGMLQMINDKGYSRIFNWDVNSGSFAVKHILGGMFIAIAMTGLDQEMMQKNISVKNLGDSQKNMMTFTAIMMVVNFMFLVLGGILYVYAGSKGIQTAPDDLFPTIALSPEFSGSIGIIFIIALISALFPSVDGAITSLTSCFCIDILGLKKSTATEKAKKSTRLKVHISFAILFFLLVLIFKAINDKLIIDFILKFAGITYGPLLGLFAFGILTKRVLNPKLIVWVCIIAPLLAMGIDMLSSPEWYEKKLHVSLGLQSLSDSVFGGYKIGYELIIINGLFTFLGLRMISKKTPLSN